A region of Thermococcus argininiproducens DNA encodes the following proteins:
- a CDS encoding 7-carboxy-7-deazaguanine synthase QueE, with translation MFLVEIFNSWQGEGGSVEGSAFGRRQIFVRFAGCDLRCYWCDSRAYLLASSVPKYRYEVKPFSGRFAYKPNPAKFDDVVDIVLKLDTGDIHSISYTGGEPALQTQNLLMLMEVMHDHGFRNFLETNGSRPERIEKIAPLTDYASVDIKDETSKATENWVDLVLKEIESIRILKKAGVKTYAKLVVTKDTKIEHVKWYAELLKGLAPLAIQPKEPIDISQVQLMDIYNVATKIMGRENVGLSFQVHKYLNVL, from the coding sequence ATGTTCTTAGTGGAGATCTTTAACAGCTGGCAGGGAGAAGGGGGAAGTGTAGAAGGCAGTGCCTTTGGCAGGAGGCAAATTTTTGTTAGATTTGCTGGTTGTGACCTTAGATGCTATTGGTGTGACTCAAGAGCCTATCTCCTTGCATCTAGTGTTCCAAAATATAGGTATGAAGTAAAGCCTTTCTCAGGGAGATTTGCCTATAAACCAAATCCGGCAAAATTTGATGACGTTGTTGATATAGTTCTAAAGTTAGATACAGGGGATATACACTCTATAAGCTACACGGGAGGAGAACCAGCCCTTCAGACTCAGAATTTGCTCATGCTTATGGAAGTAATGCATGACCATGGTTTTAGAAATTTCCTAGAAACTAATGGAAGCAGGCCGGAGAGGATAGAAAAGATAGCTCCGCTTACAGATTACGCAAGTGTGGACATAAAGGATGAAACTTCCAAAGCAACTGAAAATTGGGTGGATCTGGTTCTCAAAGAGATTGAAAGTATCAGGATACTAAAAAAGGCGGGGGTAAAAACCTACGCTAAGCTTGTTGTTACAAAAGATACAAAAATAGAGCACGTTAAATGGTATGCTGAACTGTTAAAAGGCTTAGCTCCATTGGCAATCCAGCCCAAGGAGCCAATTGACATATCCCAGGTCCAATTGATGGATATTTATAATGTTGCAACTAAAATCATGGGAAGAGAAAATGTCGGGCTAAGCTTTCAGGTTCATAAGTATTTGAATGTTTTATAG
- a CDS encoding proteasome-activating nucleotidase, with amino-acid sequence MNDVKDVNIKHPEEEYDDYVYYLKRRIRQLELQVRTLEADKERLERELSRLRMEMSRLRQPPAFAGTLIELLDEDRAIVQNYNGPRFVVRIAPWIERENLKPGSRVALDQRTMAVIELLPSQKDPSVLGFEVIERPKVTYNDIGGLKKEIMELREAVELPLKHPELFEKVGIEPPKGVLLYGPPGCGKTLMAKALAHEVNATFIRVVGSELVRKYIGEGARLVSELFELAREKAPSIVFIDEIDAIGAKRLEETTGGEREVNRTLMQLLAELDGFDPRGNVKVIAATNRPDILDPALLRPGRFDRLIEVPLPEFRGRFEILKVHTRKMNLKKVDLKVIAEMTEGASGADLKAIVTEAGMFAIRARREYVTQEDFLKAVEKVLGSEERLAQQMAAHEVMYG; translated from the coding sequence ATGAACGATGTTAAAGATGTTAATATCAAACATCCTGAGGAGGAATATGATGATTACGTTTATTATCTCAAACGTAGAATAAGGCAACTTGAACTTCAGGTGAGAACACTTGAGGCCGATAAGGAAAGACTTGAGAGAGAGCTTTCTCGCTTAAGGATGGAAATGTCTCGACTTAGACAACCCCCTGCTTTTGCAGGGACTTTAATTGAATTGTTGGATGAAGATAGAGCCATTGTGCAGAACTATAATGGACCTAGGTTTGTTGTTAGAATTGCGCCATGGATAGAACGAGAAAACCTAAAACCTGGTTCAAGAGTAGCTCTTGACCAAAGAACAATGGCCGTGATAGAGCTTTTACCATCACAAAAGGATCCATCTGTCCTTGGGTTTGAGGTAATTGAGAGACCAAAAGTGACATATAACGACATTGGTGGGTTGAAAAAAGAGATAATGGAGCTTAGAGAGGCTGTTGAGTTGCCTCTAAAACATCCAGAGCTCTTTGAAAAAGTTGGAATTGAACCTCCAAAGGGAGTTCTACTTTATGGTCCTCCTGGATGTGGAAAGACTTTGATGGCCAAGGCACTTGCCCATGAGGTTAATGCCACGTTCATAAGGGTTGTAGGAAGTGAACTTGTGAGGAAATATATAGGTGAAGGAGCAAGACTAGTGAGTGAGTTATTTGAACTTGCGCGGGAAAAGGCACCTTCAATAGTCTTCATAGACGAAATAGATGCAATCGGTGCAAAGAGGCTTGAAGAGACAACTGGAGGAGAAAGGGAGGTTAATAGAACTTTAATGCAACTTCTCGCTGAGTTGGATGGGTTTGATCCAAGAGGAAACGTCAAGGTTATTGCAGCAACTAACAGACCAGACATTCTTGACCCTGCTCTGTTAAGACCTGGAAGGTTTGATAGATTAATAGAAGTTCCATTACCAGAGTTCCGCGGTAGGTTTGAGATACTTAAAGTCCACACTAGAAAGATGAACCTCAAGAAAGTTGACCTTAAGGTAATAGCGGAGATGACAGAAGGAGCCAGTGGAGCTGACCTAAAGGCTATTGTAACAGAGGCAGGGATGTTTGCAATTAGAGCAAGGAGAGAATACGTAACCCAAGAAGACTTCCTAAAAGCAGTTGAGAAAGTCCTTGGCTCTGAAGAAAGGTTGGCTCAACAAATGGCTGCGCACGAAGTTATGTATGGATGA
- a CDS encoding C2H2-type zinc finger protein has translation MMVMKAIKIKDRDGEVFFKCPRCGMVFRKSKDYIKHVNKAHGHLFRST, from the coding sequence ATGATGGTGATGAAGGCGATAAAAATTAAAGATAGGGACGGGGAAGTATTCTTCAAATGTCCCAGATGTGGTATGGTGTTTAGGAAGAGTAAGGATTATATTAAACACGTAAACAAGGCCCATGGACATCTCTTTAGAAGTACTTGA
- a CDS encoding metal-dependent hydrolase, which translates to MVRIRFLGHAAFEIEGGGKKILIDPFLTGNPTAAAKPEEFEKVDLILVTHAHGDHIGDSVKIAQRTGAKIVAMYDIANYLVEGNAGITTIGMNYGPTEVDGVKLVQVPAWHSSSDGKYSIGNACGYIIEFEGIKIYHAGDTYVFKDMELFAELYGIDVALLPIGGHFTMGPKEAAKAVEFLRPKYVIPMHYGTFPPIAKTPEEFKELVGDKAQVIILKPGEVFEL; encoded by the coding sequence ATGGTAAGAATAAGATTCTTGGGACATGCTGCCTTTGAGATAGAGGGAGGCGGAAAGAAAATACTCATCGATCCCTTTTTAACAGGAAATCCAACTGCAGCTGCAAAACCTGAAGAATTTGAGAAAGTTGACTTAATCCTCGTAACTCATGCCCATGGAGACCATATAGGAGATAGTGTTAAAATTGCCCAAAGAACCGGGGCGAAAATAGTAGCGATGTATGATATAGCCAATTATCTGGTGGAAGGAAACGCAGGAATAACCACAATAGGAATGAACTATGGCCCAACCGAGGTGGACGGAGTTAAACTAGTTCAAGTGCCCGCCTGGCATTCAAGTAGTGATGGAAAGTACAGCATAGGCAATGCATGTGGCTATATTATAGAGTTCGAAGGGATAAAGATATACCACGCTGGAGATACTTACGTCTTTAAAGACATGGAACTTTTTGCAGAACTTTATGGAATTGACGTCGCCTTGCTTCCGATAGGAGGTCACTTCACAATGGGACCAAAAGAAGCAGCGAAAGCTGTCGAGTTCCTTAGACCCAAGTACGTCATTCCCATGCATTATGGGACATTTCCACCAATAGCCAAAACTCCTGAGGAGTTCAAAGAACTTGTTGGAGACAAAGCTCAGGTTATCATACTAAAACCGGGAGAGGTTTTTGAGCTTTGA
- a CDS encoding CBS domain-containing protein, with protein sequence MVIIPQPIDPREIKKLRKELGITQEELAERAGVTQAYIAKLESGKVDPRLSTFNRILQALKECKKSRFTAREIMSSPIIAVKPYETVENVVRLMNEYNISQVPIMAGNKVVGSITEKTLVRKSFEHEDLLSKKAMEVMDEPFPIVNEDESIEVVKYLLEEHPAIIVQDKEGKPVGIITRSDLFKLK encoded by the coding sequence ATGGTAATTATTCCCCAACCAATAGATCCTCGAGAAATCAAAAAACTTCGAAAAGAGCTGGGAATAACTCAGGAAGAACTTGCTGAACGAGCAGGGGTCACACAGGCTTACATAGCAAAATTAGAAAGTGGAAAAGTAGATCCAAGATTGTCAACCTTCAATCGAATTCTCCAGGCATTGAAAGAATGCAAGAAAAGTCGTTTTACTGCAAGAGAGATAATGTCTTCTCCAATAATTGCCGTTAAACCTTATGAGACCGTTGAAAATGTGGTTAGACTTATGAACGAATATAACATCTCCCAAGTGCCTATAATGGCAGGAAATAAGGTGGTTGGTTCCATAACTGAAAAAACACTCGTGCGAAAAAGCTTTGAACATGAAGATTTACTCTCCAAGAAAGCCATGGAAGTTATGGATGAGCCATTTCCGATAGTGAATGAAGACGAAAGTATTGAAGTAGTAAAATATCTACTAGAGGAACACCCGGCTATAATTGTACAGGACAAAGAAGGAAAACCTGTGGGGATTATAACACGATCTGACCTTTTCAAATTAAAATAG
- a CDS encoding cell wall-binding repeat-containing protein: MRRRYTATILIASLLIASLMGVLVHAQEETPNIPEYDIIIVRNDDLIDYIAVQPYAKLLNVPVLPVNPQGLDEKTWAQLYSYVQLGWKKVLIVGNSNAVSKEVEDELLKMGYSVTRIGGDVRTETAEKLAVHFYPSGSKAVVLASALDYGSALAASKFAMEYELPMLLTLENDLSEHAIAGLSNLKPNLVIIVGTGINQTIETKLKNMGYQTYWLGRTVEKPPVSPPEEPSPYTYSFIGAILALVIAVPVVLYWAKKKWYSHKIPVEVLTEKERIVVKALIEQGGKVKQEDLPDLTGYSRPTVSRIIQELEKKQLVEREKVGKTFIVKLVKEIDLREY, from the coding sequence TTGAGGAGAAGATACACAGCAACAATACTAATTGCAAGTTTACTCATAGCTTCCCTCATGGGGGTTTTGGTACATGCCCAAGAAGAGACTCCTAATATTCCCGAGTATGATATTATAATTGTTAGAAATGATGACTTGATTGACTATATCGCAGTCCAACCCTATGCAAAACTTCTTAATGTCCCTGTTCTTCCTGTTAATCCTCAGGGGTTAGATGAAAAAACTTGGGCTCAATTATATTCTTACGTGCAACTGGGGTGGAAAAAAGTATTGATAGTTGGAAACTCAAATGCTGTGAGTAAGGAAGTTGAAGATGAACTCCTTAAAATGGGATATAGCGTTACGCGGATAGGTGGCGATGTTAGAACCGAAACGGCGGAAAAACTAGCCGTTCATTTTTATCCTAGTGGATCAAAAGCCGTTGTATTGGCAAGTGCTCTGGATTATGGATCTGCATTAGCAGCATCAAAATTTGCTATGGAATATGAACTTCCAATGCTATTAACTCTCGAAAATGATCTCTCCGAACATGCCATTGCCGGATTATCAAACCTGAAACCAAATCTTGTTATAATTGTAGGTACTGGAATAAACCAAACGATAGAAACAAAACTAAAAAACATGGGATATCAGACATATTGGCTTGGCAGGACTGTTGAGAAGCCTCCTGTTTCGCCCCCTGAAGAACCTTCACCTTATACTTACTCATTCATTGGTGCCATACTAGCTTTAGTAATTGCCGTACCCGTTGTGCTTTATTGGGCGAAGAAGAAGTGGTATTCCCATAAAATCCCAGTGGAAGTACTCACAGAGAAAGAGAGAATAGTAGTAAAGGCATTGATAGAACAAGGAGGAAAAGTAAAACAAGAAGACCTTCCTGATCTCACTGGTTATTCCAGACCCACCGTGAGTAGAATAATCCAGGAACTTGAAAAGAAGCAACTTGTCGAAAGGGAAAAAGTGGGCAAAACCTTCATTGTTAAGCTTGTAAAAGAAATAGACTTAAGAGAATATTGA
- a CDS encoding glycosyltransferase family 4 protein, with amino-acid sequence MKVALVSDWYYPKIGGVASHMHNLAIKLKERGHEVAIVTNNRETGKERELAEKGIELIKIPGVITPLLEINVSYGLKSSEELNGFLRDFDVIHSHHAFTPLALKAAKAGKAMEKATLLTTHSISFAHDSRLWEALGLTIPLFTMYLKYPHKIIAVSKAAKAFIEHFTDIPISIVPNGVDDNRFIPATNKDDIKADFGIEGDVILYVSRMSYRKGPHVLLNAFSGIEEATLVMVGSGEMLPFLKMQAKFLGIEDRVIFLGYIEDNKLPEVFRMADIFVLPSVTSEAFGIVVLEAMASGVPVIATNVGGIPEIVKENEAGLLVPPGNELELRNAIQRLLQEEKLRRWYGSNGRRAVEEKYSWDRVVVKIEKTYEEVLSNI; translated from the coding sequence ATGAAAGTAGCACTAGTTAGTGATTGGTATTACCCAAAAATAGGGGGAGTAGCATCTCACATGCATAACTTGGCTATAAAACTAAAGGAGAGAGGACATGAAGTAGCCATAGTAACAAATAACCGAGAGACTGGAAAGGAGAGAGAATTGGCTGAAAAGGGAATTGAGTTAATAAAAATCCCGGGAGTCATTACTCCTTTGTTAGAGATAAATGTAAGTTATGGTTTAAAGTCTTCTGAAGAACTTAATGGATTTTTGAGAGATTTTGATGTCATTCATTCACACCACGCATTTACTCCACTTGCATTAAAAGCTGCAAAAGCTGGAAAAGCTATGGAAAAGGCCACTCTCCTTACAACCCATAGTATATCTTTTGCTCATGACTCGCGTCTTTGGGAGGCCTTAGGATTAACAATCCCCTTATTTACTATGTATCTTAAATATCCACACAAAATAATTGCCGTGAGCAAAGCGGCTAAAGCTTTTATTGAACATTTTACGGATATCCCAATCTCCATTGTTCCAAATGGTGTGGATGACAATCGATTTATACCTGCTACAAATAAAGATGATATAAAAGCTGATTTTGGGATTGAGGGGGATGTGATCCTATATGTGAGTCGTATGAGTTATAGAAAAGGCCCGCATGTACTCTTGAATGCATTTTCTGGGATAGAAGAGGCCACACTTGTAATGGTGGGAAGTGGTGAGATGCTGCCTTTTCTGAAAATGCAAGCTAAGTTCTTAGGGATTGAAGATAGAGTTATCTTCTTAGGGTACATAGAGGACAACAAACTTCCTGAAGTCTTCAGGATGGCAGATATCTTCGTCTTACCTTCAGTAACGTCAGAGGCCTTTGGAATAGTTGTTCTTGAGGCCATGGCATCTGGGGTACCGGTTATAGCTACAAATGTTGGAGGAATTCCTGAAATAGTGAAAGAAAATGAAGCGGGATTGCTTGTTCCTCCTGGAAATGAGCTTGAGCTTAGGAATGCAATTCAGAGATTGTTACAGGAGGAGAAACTCAGGAGATGGTATGGGAGTAATGGAAGGAGAGCCGTTGAAGAAAAGTATTCTTGGGACAGGGTCGTGGTTAAGATAGAAAAAACTTATGAAGAAGTTCTTTCAAATATATAG
- a CDS encoding lysylphosphatidylglycerol synthase transmembrane domain-containing protein yields MEKTTLRKLFSILAFVISLAYLYRSVDVNELFIALKEAEYKYLLLAIILSFFTLVLAATRWYLVLRRVQKTSFKRTVQAFVSGYYLMAILPPTVGHMAKVKLVGGDYFAALSSLAFGMAAEIVIILSFALIFLGFTKLGLIGIAMILLAFIYDKAFHKTALAFFKFWEDVGAKKFSRTLKEWWNRGYTGWIKARKNKSSFLMVFLISIVVILVQTFGLMLVGKAFSLEISFKQALYAFLMSVLFASLSGIPSGIGANEFGILVGIGSSTKAFLTAFLYKFLFQYIYSIAGAFVFYRLLGEGYESSTS; encoded by the coding sequence ATGGAAAAAACTACTTTAAGGAAGCTATTTAGCATCTTAGCATTTGTGATATCTCTGGCCTATTTATATAGGAGTGTAGATGTTAATGAGCTGTTCATTGCTTTAAAAGAAGCTGAGTACAAATATCTCCTTCTTGCAATCATATTGTCTTTCTTTACTCTCGTTCTTGCGGCAACTAGGTGGTATCTTGTTTTGAGAAGAGTTCAAAAGACGAGCTTTAAGCGAACAGTTCAAGCCTTTGTTAGTGGATATTACCTAATGGCAATTCTTCCTCCTACAGTTGGGCATATGGCAAAAGTTAAGTTGGTGGGAGGGGATTATTTTGCAGCATTATCATCCCTTGCTTTTGGAATGGCAGCAGAGATTGTGATCATATTGTCTTTTGCCCTGATCTTTTTAGGGTTTACAAAGCTTGGACTCATTGGCATAGCCATGATACTTTTAGCATTTATCTACGACAAAGCCTTCCACAAAACTGCTTTGGCCTTCTTTAAATTCTGGGAGGATGTTGGGGCAAAGAAATTTTCCCGAACTTTGAAAGAATGGTGGAACAGAGGATATACAGGTTGGATTAAGGCTCGAAAGAACAAGTCTAGCTTTTTAATGGTATTTTTGATCTCTATTGTAGTGATACTTGTTCAGACGTTTGGTTTAATGCTTGTAGGAAAGGCTTTTTCACTCGAGATATCTTTTAAGCAGGCACTCTATGCTTTCTTGATGAGTGTGCTATTTGCATCGTTAAGTGGAATCCCATCTGGAATAGGAGCGAATGAATTCGGAATTCTTGTTGGGATAGGTTCATCCACAAAAGCCTTTCTCACTGCATTTTTATATAAGTTCCTTTTCCAATATATATACTCGATTGCAGGAGCTTTTGTTTTTTACAGACTTTTAGGTGAGGGATATGAAAGTAGCACTAGTTAG
- a CDS encoding tRNA(Met) cytidine acetyltransferase TmcA, with the protein MTVRVRFDKEIREYAKSEGIKDSILKLTESALGEALENFHRRMIILTGETMKKATLAGILGGASAKIISSILDELVERKLRDEGESRVEVLYATDALGQETFGRMRYEEFRKHFDILAGDNINVTSVTFKHTRDILGRTYDLLVLDLSYDFSPNDLGRIIETIRGGGLIFVLANPFEKWKNMWTGFHKSLVTPPYTIDDVKKRFNRRLIRKFEEHEGIYIINAETQKILKGPKNEKKQAKLPEREKVEVPEDIKFPKELYNLCLTNGQVEVLKTLEELIEKDGMVVLTADRGRGKSVSVGIGSIGLAAMAKKRRVRIVITAPELENVQSLFRFAKKSLQKLGYKPKVIEENGLIREIYAKGIGLRYYPPTQGYKMNADVYVIDEAAGIHVPILHKYLNKPKVIYSSTIHGYEGAGRGFSVKFLKKAKEKREFKEIHLSVPIRYENNDPLEKWLFDVLLLDAEPVELTDEDYELIRKKEVYFEKPDLDDWFENDREDLRHFVGIYVLAHYRNRPSDVALLADAPHHEARILRLKNGKIVCAVQVAKEGGIPKKEIEKMVKGYKPRGNIIPDMMVKHHYAKEFARLKGYRVVRIATHPDAMDMGLGSRALELLIQEASKEGLDWVGSGFGASEELIRFWIRNGFAVVHLSPSRNPVSGEYTAIVVKPISKKAQSIVKTAHNEFRIRLTEWLGDTHRDLEPEIARWLFETPFGEAVEYPLNLTPVQRKRLEMFVGKVLTYDTVLDAVKPIVKLYFLDGWMKPYLDERQIRLLIYRVLQAHTWEETANLINRSPMFTMIEVRDIIRGLWYYYKHIIK; encoded by the coding sequence ATGACCGTGAGAGTGAGATTTGACAAAGAAATAAGAGAATATGCAAAAAGCGAGGGAATTAAAGACTCCATATTAAAACTCACTGAAAGTGCCCTTGGAGAAGCTTTAGAGAACTTTCACAGAAGAATGATAATTCTTACTGGAGAAACTATGAAAAAGGCCACTTTGGCTGGAATTCTTGGTGGGGCTTCTGCCAAGATAATATCCTCTATTCTCGATGAACTCGTGGAAAGAAAACTCAGAGACGAAGGTGAAAGCCGAGTTGAAGTTTTATATGCCACTGATGCTCTTGGACAAGAAACCTTCGGGAGAATGAGGTATGAAGAATTTAGAAAGCATTTTGACATTTTGGCTGGAGATAACATAAATGTGACATCTGTAACTTTCAAACACACTCGAGATATTTTGGGAAGAACTTACGATCTCCTTGTTCTTGATCTGAGTTATGACTTTTCACCCAACGATCTGGGTAGGATTATTGAAACTATTCGAGGGGGCGGATTAATATTCGTTCTTGCCAATCCCTTTGAAAAGTGGAAAAACATGTGGACAGGATTTCACAAAAGCCTTGTAACGCCACCTTATACCATCGACGATGTGAAGAAAAGGTTTAACAGAAGACTGATCAGGAAATTTGAAGAACATGAGGGAATTTATATAATTAACGCGGAAACTCAAAAAATTCTAAAAGGGCCAAAAAATGAAAAAAAGCAAGCAAAACTTCCTGAACGAGAAAAAGTAGAAGTTCCCGAGGATATAAAATTCCCAAAGGAACTTTACAACCTCTGTCTTACAAACGGACAAGTTGAGGTTCTCAAGACCCTTGAAGAGCTTATAGAAAAAGATGGGATGGTAGTGCTAACCGCTGATAGAGGGAGAGGAAAAAGTGTCAGTGTGGGAATAGGATCCATCGGATTGGCTGCTATGGCAAAAAAGAGAAGAGTTAGAATAGTCATCACTGCACCAGAACTTGAAAACGTTCAAAGCCTCTTCCGCTTTGCCAAAAAAAGCCTTCAAAAGTTAGGCTACAAACCCAAAGTAATAGAAGAAAACGGCCTTATAAGAGAAATATACGCTAAAGGCATTGGGCTAAGGTATTATCCACCCACACAAGGATACAAGATGAATGCCGATGTTTATGTGATCGACGAAGCCGCTGGAATCCACGTTCCAATCTTGCATAAATACCTCAACAAACCAAAGGTTATTTATTCCTCAACAATTCATGGATATGAAGGAGCTGGGAGAGGTTTCTCAGTCAAGTTTTTAAAAAAGGCTAAAGAAAAGAGAGAGTTCAAAGAGATACATCTTTCCGTACCTATTAGATATGAGAATAATGACCCTCTTGAGAAATGGCTCTTTGACGTCCTCCTTCTAGATGCAGAACCCGTAGAGCTTACTGATGAAGACTACGAGCTCATAAGAAAGAAAGAGGTCTACTTTGAAAAACCAGATCTAGATGATTGGTTTGAGAATGATAGAGAAGATCTAAGACATTTTGTGGGAATCTACGTACTAGCCCATTACAGGAATAGGCCAAGTGATGTCGCTTTATTGGCCGATGCTCCACACCACGAGGCAAGAATCTTGAGGCTTAAGAATGGAAAAATAGTTTGTGCAGTGCAAGTTGCAAAAGAAGGTGGAATTCCAAAAAAAGAAATAGAAAAAATGGTTAAAGGGTACAAGCCCAGAGGAAACATAATACCAGATATGATGGTTAAACACCATTACGCAAAGGAATTCGCACGGCTAAAGGGGTATAGAGTTGTAAGGATAGCCACTCATCCAGATGCAATGGATATGGGCCTTGGAAGTAGGGCTCTTGAGCTTCTAATTCAGGAAGCAAGTAAAGAAGGGCTAGACTGGGTCGGAAGTGGATTTGGAGCGAGTGAAGAGCTCATTAGATTCTGGATAAGGAATGGATTTGCAGTGGTGCATTTGAGTCCCTCAAGAAATCCAGTAAGCGGAGAATATACTGCAATAGTCGTGAAACCAATAAGCAAAAAGGCCCAAAGTATAGTGAAAACTGCCCACAATGAATTTAGAATACGGTTAACTGAATGGTTGGGAGACACCCATAGAGATCTAGAACCAGAAATAGCAAGGTGGTTGTTTGAGACTCCCTTTGGAGAAGCAGTTGAGTATCCACTAAACTTAACTCCAGTACAAAGAAAACGTCTTGAAATGTTCGTTGGCAAAGTCTTGACTTACGACACAGTTCTTGATGCTGTGAAACCCATAGTAAAGCTTTATTTCCTCGATGGATGGATGAAGCCATATCTTGACGAGAGGCAGATACGCCTCCTTATCTACCGCGTTTTGCAGGCACATACTTGGGAAGAAACCGCAAATCTCATAAACAGAAGTCCTATGTTCACAATGATAGAAGTCAGGGATATAATAAGAGGATTATGGTATTATTACAAACACATAATCAAATGA
- a CDS encoding creatininase family protein yields MGFYMKMEELSWEEFAKMKKSIRAVLIPVGSVEAHGKHLPLGTDVFAPLEISRRLEKKLKRKGIDIFIAPPVWYGHSFVLNLYPGTINVKADTLRRYIRDILDEFALEGFKELIILNGHGGNIYPLVEAAEEIAGKHDVEILLINWWIDFREEISKICSSQGHAGEDETSVMLVIAPGLVKMDKAKGEKKALPVRVIKKDIGLEVFPDGVNDNPRGATREKGEQILEIVSDKIAEILVGRL; encoded by the coding sequence GTGGGATTTTACATGAAAATGGAAGAACTCAGTTGGGAAGAATTTGCAAAGATGAAAAAGAGCATAAGAGCAGTTTTAATTCCTGTTGGAAGTGTAGAAGCTCATGGGAAACACTTACCTTTAGGCACGGATGTATTTGCACCTCTTGAAATCTCTAGAAGGCTCGAAAAAAAGTTGAAGAGAAAAGGAATTGACATCTTTATAGCCCCACCTGTTTGGTATGGCCACAGTTTTGTTTTGAACTTATATCCTGGTACCATAAATGTAAAGGCAGATACTTTGCGGAGATATATTCGGGATATTCTGGATGAGTTTGCATTGGAAGGCTTTAAAGAGCTTATCATACTAAACGGACACGGTGGGAATATATATCCTCTTGTTGAGGCAGCTGAGGAAATTGCTGGAAAACATGATGTTGAAATTCTGCTTATAAACTGGTGGATCGACTTTAGAGAGGAAATATCAAAAATATGTTCCTCTCAAGGACATGCTGGAGAAGATGAAACTTCAGTGATGTTAGTAATAGCTCCAGGGCTTGTCAAAATGGACAAGGCAAAAGGAGAGAAAAAGGCTTTGCCGGTTAGGGTGATAAAAAAGGATATTGGGCTTGAAGTCTTTCCAGATGGTGTAAATGATAATCCTCGCGGGGCCACAAGAGAGAAGGGAGAACAGATTTTAGAAATTGTTAGTGATAAGATAGCAGAAATTTTGGTTGGGAGATTATGA